The following coding sequences are from one Pusillimonas sp. DMV24BSW_D window:
- a CDS encoding ABC transporter ATP-binding protein: MAESLFSVRDLHLALPDMTRKPLFGPAPRIEILKGLSFDLPAGEITGIVGESGSGKSTLGRVLVRLLGVSSGQVLFRGKDISHLDEAQLKPLRRDLQMIFQDPMSSLNPRHTVGRIVASPIKRYGIDAPEKKAYEALERVGLSTAFAKRYPHELSGGQRQRVGIARAVALNPAFILADEIVSGLDVSSQAQVLTLLRGLAADMNLTIAFISHDLSVIRTVCSQVMVLNRGEIVEAGRCDQVFDAPQSEVTHALIDAIPLPEMDDEWFDSIKFDKV, translated from the coding sequence ATGGCTGAGTCATTATTTTCAGTAAGAGATCTGCATCTTGCCTTGCCCGACATGACGCGCAAGCCCTTATTCGGGCCTGCGCCGCGTATTGAAATTTTAAAGGGGTTGTCCTTCGATTTGCCGGCAGGTGAAATTACCGGCATCGTGGGTGAAAGTGGTTCGGGAAAGTCAACGTTGGGGCGTGTTCTGGTTCGGTTGCTTGGCGTGTCTTCCGGGCAGGTTCTGTTTCGAGGTAAAGATATTTCGCATCTCGATGAGGCCCAGCTCAAACCCTTAAGGCGCGACCTGCAAATGATTTTCCAGGATCCCATGTCGTCGCTGAACCCACGTCATACGGTGGGTCGCATTGTGGCTTCGCCAATCAAGCGCTATGGCATCGATGCTCCCGAGAAAAAAGCGTATGAAGCGCTGGAGCGAGTAGGCTTGTCGACGGCTTTTGCAAAACGCTATCCACATGAATTATCGGGCGGACAACGCCAGCGCGTGGGAATTGCGCGCGCGGTGGCGTTGAATCCTGCCTTTATATTGGCGGATGAAATTGTGTCCGGGCTTGACGTGTCGTCGCAGGCACAGGTGCTTACCCTGTTGCGTGGCTTGGCTGCTGATATGAATCTGACGATTGCGTTTATTAGTCACGACCTTTCCGTTATTCGCACCGTGTGTTCGCAGGTAATGGTGTTGAATCGTGGTGAAATTGTCGAGGCCGGCCGCTGTGATCAGGTTTTTGACGCCCCTCAAAGCGAAGTAACGCACGCGCTGATCGATGCCATTCCATTGCCGGAAATGGATGATGAATGGTTTGACAGCATTAAGTTCGATAAGGTTTGA
- a CDS encoding cyclase family protein translates to MSTATNSLEQLATGNFKVVDLTHTLSSDFPALQLPPQFGQVTAFKMETISQYNDAGPAWYWNNFTCGEHTGTHFDAPIHWVTGKDHPNNTVDSIDPKNFIAPAVVVDATAQVAENDDWVLTVDYLKQWEDKHGTIPKGCWVIFRTGWAARLEKDPASYANVKEDGAHTPGPSQEAVEWMIKERDVLGFGVETINTDAGQSFGWPMPYPCHTLMHGANKYGLQCLNNLDQLPPTGAIIVAAPLKIKGGSGSPLRVLALVP, encoded by the coding sequence ATGAGTACCGCTACAAATAGTCTTGAACAACTGGCTACCGGCAATTTCAAGGTGGTTGATCTTACCCACACTTTGTCGTCAGATTTTCCTGCCTTGCAATTGCCGCCGCAATTCGGTCAGGTCACGGCATTCAAAATGGAGACAATCTCTCAGTACAACGATGCCGGACCGGCCTGGTACTGGAATAACTTTACCTGTGGCGAACACACAGGTACGCACTTCGATGCGCCGATTCACTGGGTTACCGGTAAAGATCATCCTAACAACACGGTTGATTCCATCGACCCCAAGAATTTTATTGCGCCTGCAGTGGTCGTTGATGCGACGGCCCAGGTTGCAGAAAATGACGATTGGGTGCTGACCGTTGATTATTTAAAGCAATGGGAAGACAAGCACGGCACGATTCCCAAAGGCTGTTGGGTAATCTTTCGCACAGGTTGGGCTGCTCGCCTCGAGAAAGATCCGGCTTCCTACGCCAACGTTAAGGAAGACGGCGCACACACCCCCGGGCCTTCGCAAGAAGCCGTGGAGTGGATGATTAAAGAGCGCGATGTGTTGGGTTTCGGTGTCGAAACCATTAACACCGATGCGGGGCAGTCGTTCGGTTGGCCCATGCCTTATCCTTGTCATACACTCATGCATGGCGCCAACAAATACGGTTTGCAATGCCTGAATAATCTTGATCAGTTGCCGCCGACAGGCGCCATTATTGTGGCTGCACCGTTGAAGATTAAAGGGGGGTCGGGTAGCCCGTTGCGTGTGTTGGCACTGGTACCTTAA
- a CDS encoding phytoene desaturase family protein produces the protein MSNQAQIIVVGGGMNSLACAALLAKRGKSVLVLERNDRLGGCIRTETLFPGFTHEVLSSWYPLFMGGGAYAELKDDLAALGVEFVANEYTTGIATPDGQLLALKQDIEDSVKRINAIAPGDGDAFGAMAAKLFEQDAALTFGLLGHSPYSGKVMRLFFSEWRKRGLDGLLQFTSESVESFRRWSYRELNSDITRAMMSPWVLHSGLGPDDAGAALMGKLTFAAVVAGGMPVVKGGGQRLVEALQTFIEQRGGQVLTGTEVESVTVSGSKATGVVANGQAYQAGEAVVCNVTPPQLYERLLPNIPQKLNQRAKGYHFGRGCMQVHFALNGPAPWRDPEMLKVPLVHLTESMENVALSVVEANNGLLPRFPTIAIGQPVAVDAGRAPEGKWILWLQLQDMPSRLKGDAAGEIQVPSDGRWNGTVREAMADRIQKRIETVLPGLGELIIGRKAFSPGDLEAMNCNLVGGDPYSGVCSPDQFFWLRPFAGSSGARGHRTPYKNVYHIGASTHPGPGLGGGSGQIVADILARK, from the coding sequence ATGAGTAATCAAGCCCAGATCATTGTGGTGGGTGGCGGCATGAATTCGTTGGCGTGCGCCGCTCTTTTAGCCAAACGGGGAAAGTCGGTTTTAGTGCTCGAGCGTAACGATCGGCTCGGTGGCTGTATTCGCACCGAAACGCTGTTTCCTGGCTTCACGCACGAGGTGTTGTCGTCGTGGTATCCGCTTTTTATGGGCGGCGGCGCGTATGCCGAGCTGAAAGATGATCTGGCTGCGTTGGGTGTTGAGTTCGTGGCCAACGAGTACACCACGGGCATCGCCACACCCGACGGTCAGTTGTTGGCCTTAAAGCAGGATATCGAAGACAGCGTAAAACGCATTAATGCCATTGCGCCGGGCGACGGAGACGCGTTCGGCGCAATGGCGGCCAAACTGTTCGAGCAAGACGCCGCACTGACATTCGGTTTGCTGGGTCACTCGCCCTACAGCGGTAAGGTAATGCGTTTGTTCTTTTCTGAATGGCGTAAGCGAGGGCTCGACGGTTTGTTGCAGTTTACGTCGGAATCGGTGGAATCATTCAGGCGTTGGTCGTATCGCGAGCTGAATTCCGATATTACCCGTGCCATGATGAGCCCCTGGGTGCTGCATTCAGGCTTGGGCCCCGACGATGCCGGCGCCGCCTTAATGGGCAAACTTACCTTTGCCGCAGTTGTTGCCGGGGGTATGCCGGTGGTAAAAGGCGGTGGTCAGCGTTTGGTAGAGGCCCTGCAAACTTTTATTGAACAGCGGGGCGGGCAGGTTTTAACCGGCACAGAGGTTGAGTCGGTTACCGTAAGCGGTTCAAAGGCTACGGGCGTAGTGGCTAATGGCCAAGCGTACCAGGCCGGCGAAGCAGTGGTTTGTAATGTCACGCCACCTCAGCTTTACGAGCGGTTGTTGCCCAACATACCGCAGAAACTCAACCAGCGCGCCAAGGGTTATCACTTCGGGCGCGGTTGTATGCAGGTGCATTTTGCCTTGAACGGGCCTGCGCCTTGGCGTGATCCTGAAATGTTGAAAGTGCCTTTGGTGCACTTAACCGAAAGCATGGAGAACGTAGCGCTGTCTGTGGTGGAAGCCAATAATGGTTTGTTGCCGCGCTTCCCCACCATCGCCATTGGCCAGCCCGTTGCGGTTGATGCCGGCCGGGCACCAGAGGGTAAATGGATTCTATGGCTGCAACTGCAAGACATGCCTTCACGGCTGAAGGGCGACGCTGCGGGTGAAATTCAGGTGCCGTCCGACGGGCGCTGGAATGGAACCGTGCGCGAGGCCATGGCCGATCGAATTCAAAAGCGTATTGAAACGGTGTTGCCTGGGCTGGGCGAATTAATTATTGGTCGTAAGGCGTTTTCACCTGGCGATTTGGAAGCCATGAATTGCAATTTGGTGGGTGGTGACCCTTATTCCGGCGTATGCTCGCCCGATCAATTCTTTTGGTTACGGCCTTTTGCCGGCAGCTCCGGCGCGCGCGGACATCGTACGCCTTATAAAAATGTGTATCACATTGGCGCCTCTACCCATCCTGGGCCGGGTTTGGGTGGTGGTTCCGGGCAAATTGTGGCCGATATACTGGCGCGCAAATAA
- a CDS encoding peptidylprolyl isomerase yields the protein MTQASARHILVDTEDRCLELKASIENGADFAQVAKENSRCPSSNDGGNLGTFGRGQMVREFDEVVFSAPVGVVQGPVKTQFGFHLVEVTGRQD from the coding sequence ATGACCCAAGCCTCAGCCCGCCATATTCTTGTTGATACCGAAGACCGCTGTCTCGAGCTTAAAGCATCCATTGAAAACGGCGCCGATTTTGCCCAGGTTGCCAAAGAGAACTCGCGCTGCCCTTCGTCGAACGATGGCGGCAACCTCGGCACCTTCGGCAGAGGTCAAATGGTGCGGGAATTCGATGAGGTCGTATTCAGCGCTCCTGTCGGCGTCGTTCAAGGCCCCGTCAAAACGCAGTTTGGTTTTCATCTGGTTGAAGTCACCGGCCGTCAAGACTAA
- a CDS encoding NAD(P)H-quinone oxidoreductase, whose product MKVVEITQAGGPEVLVPAERPMPVPNENEVLLRVISAGVNRPDALQRAGNYPPPPGASDIPGLEVVGEIVDGNVGDSGFAKGDKVCALITGGGYAEYCVAPIDQCLPIPKGLSDIEAAGLPETYFTVWSNVFDRGRLAKGESLLVHGGASGIGTTAIQLAVAMGNPVYATAGSDERVQAVEKLGAAKGINYKTQDFVEEIRALTDGQGVNVILDMVAGDYINRDLKCLADDGRIVIIALLGGVKGTLDFGQILRRRLTVTGSTLRPRSVSFKAEVAHSLREHVWPLLEAGKIKPIVHATFPLEEAAKAHAMMEAGEQIGKIILTV is encoded by the coding sequence ATGAAAGTGGTGGAAATTACCCAGGCGGGCGGGCCTGAAGTGCTGGTGCCTGCCGAGCGCCCCATGCCGGTGCCCAATGAAAACGAAGTGTTGCTGAGGGTGATTTCGGCGGGGGTAAACCGGCCGGATGCTTTGCAGCGCGCAGGTAATTATCCGCCGCCTCCCGGTGCTTCTGACATTCCAGGCCTTGAGGTTGTAGGTGAAATTGTCGACGGTAATGTCGGCGACAGCGGCTTTGCCAAGGGTGACAAGGTTTGCGCTTTAATTACCGGTGGCGGTTACGCGGAATATTGCGTCGCACCGATCGATCAGTGCCTGCCGATTCCCAAAGGTTTGTCCGATATCGAGGCGGCGGGTTTGCCTGAAACGTATTTCACGGTTTGGAGCAATGTGTTCGATCGCGGGCGCCTGGCAAAAGGAGAGTCGTTGCTGGTTCATGGCGGAGCCAGTGGTATTGGCACGACGGCCATTCAACTTGCCGTAGCCATGGGTAACCCTGTTTATGCCACAGCGGGAAGTGATGAGCGAGTGCAGGCAGTTGAAAAACTGGGCGCCGCCAAAGGGATTAATTACAAAACACAGGATTTCGTTGAAGAGATTCGTGCCCTGACCGATGGCCAAGGGGTGAATGTCATTCTGGATATGGTGGCGGGCGATTACATTAACCGCGACTTGAAATGTTTGGCTGATGATGGGCGAATCGTGATTATTGCCTTATTGGGTGGCGTGAAGGGCACGCTGGATTTCGGTCAGATTTTACGTCGCCGTTTAACGGTAACGGGGTCAACCTTGCGTCCGCGTTCGGTTAGTTTCAAGGCGGAAGTGGCGCACTCGTTGCGTGAACATGTATGGCCGTTACTTGAAGCCGGCAAGATTAAGCCTATTGTTCATGCTACTTTCCCGCTTGAAGAGGCCGCCAAGGCACATGCCATGATGGAAGCGGGCGAGCAAATCGGTAAAATTATTCTCACGGTTTAA
- the tpiA gene encoding triose-phosphate isomerase, which translates to MTTSQARQRLVIGNWKMNGSLADNVKLLEALRAGADVSADVGVCVPFPYLAQAQALLETSKVSWGAQDVSVHESGAYTGEVSTAMLCDFNCRWVLVGHSERRSYHGESSELVAQKAQAALQAGLVPVVCIGETLQEQEAGETADVIAAQLKPVLALGPQAVAKMVIAYEPVWAIGTGRTATPEQAQEVHALIRAALRELGAEQVQVLYGGSVKAANAASLFAMPDIDGALVGGASLVAEEFLRIAAA; encoded by the coding sequence ATGACTACCTCGCAAGCGCGTCAACGTTTGGTTATTGGCAATTGGAAAATGAACGGCAGCCTGGCCGACAACGTCAAGTTGCTGGAAGCGCTGCGCGCCGGTGCCGACGTTAGTGCGGATGTGGGGGTATGTGTGCCGTTTCCCTATCTGGCTCAGGCCCAGGCTTTATTGGAAACCAGCAAGGTGTCCTGGGGCGCCCAAGATGTGAGCGTACACGAATCGGGTGCTTACACCGGTGAAGTCAGTACAGCCATGTTGTGCGACTTCAATTGCCGCTGGGTGCTGGTTGGCCATTCCGAGCGTCGCAGCTATCATGGCGAGTCAAGTGAACTAGTGGCACAAAAAGCACAAGCTGCCCTGCAGGCGGGTTTGGTTCCGGTTGTTTGTATTGGGGAAACCCTGCAAGAGCAAGAGGCGGGTGAAACTGCCGATGTTATTGCGGCTCAGTTAAAGCCGGTTTTGGCGTTGGGGCCACAAGCGGTGGCCAAAATGGTTATTGCTTACGAACCGGTTTGGGCTATTGGCACCGGGCGTACGGCAACGCCCGAGCAGGCGCAGGAAGTGCATGCACTGATCCGCGCGGCGTTGCGCGAATTGGGTGCAGAGCAGGTGCAGGTTTTATATGGTGGCAGTGTTAAGGCTGCCAATGCGGCAAGTTTGTTTGCCATGCCGGACATCGATGGCGCGCTGGTGGGCGGCGCATCGTTGGTGGCGGAAGAATTTTTACGTATAGCGGCGGCCTAA
- the secG gene encoding preprotein translocase subunit SecG, whose product MEWLSSFLLAIQVISSLSIIVLVLLQQGKGADMGAAFGSGSAGSVFGATGAANFLSRMTKWAAVIFFASTIGLAWVSHRTGDSILDSGIMQGYEEEAPVEGPAVPQAPGAGSEVPATGSEVPGMGSQVPATPNAGTDGTSSAEVPEVPASNAATE is encoded by the coding sequence ATGGAATGGTTGTCTTCTTTTCTTCTGGCGATTCAGGTAATTTCCTCGCTAAGCATTATTGTGTTGGTGCTGTTGCAGCAAGGTAAAGGCGCCGACATGGGGGCGGCTTTCGGCAGTGGTTCGGCCGGCAGCGTCTTTGGCGCAACGGGTGCGGCGAATTTTTTGTCGCGCATGACCAAATGGGCGGCGGTTATTTTCTTTGCCTCAACAATCGGCCTGGCCTGGGTGTCACACCGTACGGGTGACTCCATTCTTGATTCGGGTATCATGCAGGGCTATGAAGAAGAAGCGCCGGTGGAAGGCCCCGCGGTTCCTCAAGCTCCGGGTGCGGGTTCCGAAGTGCCTGCCACAGGTTCTGAAGTTCCCGGCATGGGTTCCCAGGTACCTGCAACGCCCAACGCCGGAACAGACGGCACGTCGTCTGCCGAGGTGCCTGAGGTACCCGCTTCTAACGCAGCAACAGAATAA
- a CDS encoding imelysin family protein: MVSSASWAATPEAVTKTYADIAHAAYTDALDSARDLQASINLLLEKPSAETMAAARQAWIDSRVPYQQTEAYRFGNPIVDAWEGKVNAWPLDEGMIDYVDASYGTDSDLNAYYVVNVIANPQLKIGGQSVDASEITPDLLRNVLHEADGNEANVATGYHAVEFLLWGQDLNGTGPAPEGRSGTPQERHSGNRPYTDYSFENCTNGNCERRAQYLRVVTDMLVSDLEQMVSYWQDQGQAREAVVLDPKAGLIAMLTGLGSLSYGELAGERIKLGLILHDPEEEHDCFSDNTHNSHYYNQLGMQNVYLGEYLAVDGTLTEGPSLSDLVRQHDPKLDEEMRSRLSATLAAMEIMRERAKHVETYDQMIASGNAEGNAVVQSVVDHLVAQTRSIERVIALLDLGGVQIEGSDSLDGPSAVFQ, translated from the coding sequence ATGGTTTCGTCCGCCTCGTGGGCCGCCACACCCGAAGCTGTAACCAAAACCTATGCAGACATTGCGCACGCTGCCTATACAGATGCACTGGATTCTGCACGCGATCTTCAGGCGTCGATCAATTTGCTTTTGGAAAAACCCAGTGCCGAAACCATGGCGGCGGCGCGCCAAGCCTGGATCGACTCGCGTGTACCTTATCAGCAAACTGAGGCATATCGTTTCGGCAACCCCATTGTGGATGCCTGGGAAGGCAAGGTGAATGCCTGGCCGCTTGACGAGGGCATGATTGATTATGTTGATGCGTCGTATGGCACTGACTCCGATTTAAATGCCTATTATGTGGTGAATGTCATTGCTAATCCGCAGTTGAAAATTGGTGGGCAATCAGTTGACGCCTCGGAAATCACCCCTGATTTATTGCGTAATGTATTGCATGAAGCGGATGGTAATGAGGCGAACGTTGCAACGGGCTATCACGCTGTTGAGTTTTTACTTTGGGGGCAAGACTTGAATGGCACGGGGCCTGCTCCGGAAGGGCGCAGTGGCACCCCGCAGGAGCGGCACTCGGGTAACCGCCCTTATACTGATTACAGCTTTGAAAACTGCACCAACGGAAATTGTGAACGTCGAGCTCAATACTTACGTGTGGTAACCGACATGCTGGTGTCCGACCTCGAACAAATGGTGTCATATTGGCAGGATCAGGGCCAGGCGCGTGAAGCGGTTGTGTTGGATCCTAAAGCGGGTCTGATCGCCATGCTGACCGGGCTGGGTAGTCTTTCTTACGGAGAGCTGGCGGGTGAACGCATCAAACTGGGTTTGATTCTTCATGATCCGGAAGAAGAGCACGATTGTTTCTCGGACAACACCCATAATTCACACTACTACAACCAATTAGGGATGCAAAACGTTTATTTGGGCGAGTATCTTGCGGTTGACGGCACATTAACAGAAGGCCCGTCGTTAAGCGATTTGGTACGCCAACATGACCCCAAGCTGGACGAAGAAATGCGCTCACGGTTGTCGGCCACGCTGGCAGCGATGGAAATCATGCGTGAACGCGCGAAACACGTTGAAACGTACGATCAAATGATTGCATCAGGCAACGCCGAAGGCAACGCGGTAGTGCAATCGGTGGTGGATCATCTTGTTGCGCAAACGCGTAGCATTGAGCGGGTGATTGCATTGCTCGACTTGGGCGGAGTTCAAATCGAAGGCTCTGACAGCCTTGACGGTCCCTCGGCCGTCTTCCAATAA
- a CDS encoding di-heme oxidoreductase family protein yields the protein MTQFAHYAMGGRSLLLAFCLAIGGPAYSQSQQVAPDQARPDLSDASYERVQAVTDYTEDFSQAESFEVMQGGAGTVDKRVNADIFSHPAANLSFEERQQFLVGNGLFRKDWVSSPSSTLASDGLGPLFNARSCQACHVKDGRGTVPGFDPEALTGNMALLIRLSLAHNQDDAVDSVIEALEAPDPIYGHQFQPFAVPGLSREGDLQIRYESQEVALNGGETVELMKPVYELTDLAYGPLHKDVRLSPRLASPMVGLGLLEAIHPNDIFRNINRPEAKQDGITGRVRWVEDLVTGEKALGRFGWKAEQPSVKQQAAVAFSADMGLSTPLVPSPYGECTSAQKACFKMPHGVQKSQGAHEVPGELLDFVSRYSENLALPQRRNVNDARVLAGKKLFYEANCVACHVPKYVTRRDATHPAHQFQLIWPYTDMLLHDMGPGLADEGGAWAREWRTPPLWGIGLTKTVNPNATWLHDGRARTLLEAVMWHGGEAQAARDRVAAMTPKDRDNLLKFLESL from the coding sequence ATGACGCAGTTCGCGCACTATGCCATGGGTGGCCGGTCTCTGTTGCTTGCATTCTGTCTTGCAATCGGTGGGCCGGCGTACAGCCAATCGCAGCAAGTCGCACCCGATCAGGCGCGACCCGATTTGTCTGATGCGTCTTATGAACGGGTTCAGGCGGTGACCGACTACACTGAAGACTTCTCGCAAGCCGAGTCGTTTGAAGTTATGCAAGGCGGCGCGGGAACAGTTGATAAGCGAGTGAATGCCGATATTTTTTCCCATCCGGCTGCCAACTTAAGTTTTGAAGAGCGCCAGCAGTTTCTTGTCGGGAACGGTTTATTTCGCAAAGACTGGGTTTCGTCGCCCTCGTCTACACTTGCGTCCGATGGATTGGGGCCGCTATTCAACGCCCGATCCTGCCAGGCATGCCATGTCAAAGATGGTCGAGGCACGGTGCCGGGGTTTGACCCCGAAGCGCTCACGGGGAATATGGCCTTATTGATACGTTTGTCATTGGCCCATAATCAAGACGACGCCGTCGATTCAGTGATCGAGGCCTTAGAGGCGCCCGATCCTATCTATGGTCATCAGTTTCAGCCTTTTGCTGTTCCCGGTTTAAGTCGAGAGGGGGATTTGCAGATTCGGTATGAATCGCAGGAAGTTGCTTTGAACGGCGGCGAAACAGTTGAGTTGATGAAGCCGGTTTACGAGCTAACCGACTTGGCATATGGCCCGCTGCATAAAGATGTGCGTTTATCCCCTCGGTTGGCTTCGCCAATGGTTGGATTAGGTCTGCTTGAGGCGATTCACCCTAACGATATTTTTCGTAATATCAATCGCCCTGAGGCAAAACAAGACGGTATTACCGGGCGTGTACGTTGGGTGGAAGACCTTGTTACGGGTGAAAAAGCCTTGGGGCGTTTCGGTTGGAAAGCCGAGCAGCCTAGCGTCAAGCAGCAGGCCGCAGTGGCGTTTTCCGCCGATATGGGTTTGTCGACTCCTTTGGTGCCGTCACCGTATGGCGAATGCACGTCTGCTCAAAAGGCGTGTTTCAAGATGCCGCATGGTGTTCAAAAAAGTCAGGGGGCGCATGAGGTACCGGGTGAGCTGCTGGATTTCGTCAGCCGGTATTCCGAAAACCTGGCGTTGCCTCAACGCAGAAATGTTAATGATGCGCGGGTGTTGGCCGGGAAAAAGTTGTTTTACGAAGCCAACTGCGTGGCCTGCCATGTGCCTAAATATGTCACGCGCCGAGATGCAACGCATCCCGCCCATCAATTCCAACTGATTTGGCCGTATACCGATATGTTACTGCACGATATGGGGCCGGGCCTGGCCGATGAAGGAGGCGCATGGGCGCGGGAATGGCGTACGCCGCCTTTGTGGGGTATTGGGCTTACCAAAACGGTTAATCCGAACGCGACCTGGCTGCACGACGGGAGAGCCCGAACGTTACTGGAGGCCGTGATGTGGCATGGCGGCGAGGCACAGGCTGCGCGAGACCGCGTGGCCGCCATGACGCCAAAAGATCGCGACAATTTATTGAAATTCCTGGAGTCTTTATGA
- a CDS encoding imelysin family protein, translating into MKRLETKAHACAVRMTAFCMVAILSYMGVKPALAQGSEKHSASVAGSEVGRLWVERAIAPGFQHLAQQSRNLQQHVEQGCIEADPAWLHKTASDFESVVKAWSGAAFLRFGPLVEDNRYERLSFWPDPRGVMLRQVSGMLQQYQGEEPAVPIGQSSVAVQGLPALEYVLYRDKGVLNHFLSADERRPLCRYAADLTKNIASVAGELSEAWLLPNGEYAQRFVKPGANNPVYRSNQEILSEGVKALSTGLQFVRDIQLAPPLMGSETKVAVKKAPYWRSGLTGPAIAASLTGMRAFVLAPDLLPADQEWIVEQIEAELGRAAQQANALPLADEAVPSPSLRQEWMLLGRIVDNAKDLTDADLALALGVNVGFNALDGD; encoded by the coding sequence ATGAAGCGCCTTGAGACGAAGGCACACGCTTGCGCCGTACGGATGACGGCGTTTTGTATGGTGGCGATATTAAGTTATATGGGTGTGAAACCTGCGTTGGCGCAAGGTAGCGAAAAGCATTCTGCGTCAGTTGCCGGCAGCGAGGTCGGCCGACTGTGGGTTGAACGCGCGATTGCGCCGGGTTTTCAGCATTTGGCGCAACAGTCACGTAACTTGCAGCAGCATGTTGAACAAGGGTGTATCGAGGCGGATCCGGCGTGGCTGCATAAAACCGCTTCGGATTTTGAGTCGGTCGTTAAAGCCTGGTCGGGTGCGGCCTTCCTGCGGTTTGGCCCTTTGGTTGAAGACAATCGCTATGAACGTTTAAGTTTTTGGCCTGACCCCCGTGGTGTCATGCTGCGGCAGGTTTCGGGCATGCTGCAGCAATATCAGGGTGAAGAGCCTGCCGTGCCGATCGGGCAGTCGAGTGTTGCGGTTCAAGGGCTTCCGGCGCTGGAGTATGTTTTGTATCGGGATAAAGGCGTGTTGAATCATTTCTTGTCGGCAGATGAGCGCAGGCCGCTGTGCCGTTATGCCGCTGATCTTACGAAAAACATTGCGTCAGTAGCCGGTGAGTTAAGTGAGGCGTGGTTATTGCCCAATGGCGAGTATGCGCAGCGTTTTGTTAAGCCTGGGGCAAATAATCCGGTCTATCGCAGCAACCAGGAGATTTTGTCGGAAGGCGTCAAGGCGTTATCGACTGGTTTGCAGTTTGTGCGCGATATTCAACTTGCCCCGCCGTTAATGGGGTCTGAGACAAAAGTGGCGGTCAAGAAGGCGCCGTATTGGCGCAGCGGTTTAACCGGCCCAGCGATCGCGGCTTCACTGACGGGGATGCGGGCCTTTGTGCTTGCCCCCGATTTGTTGCCTGCTGATCAGGAATGGATTGTGGAGCAAATTGAAGCGGAACTGGGCCGCGCAGCGCAACAGGCTAACGCGTTGCCTTTGGCAGATGAAGCAGTTCCGTCGCCTTCCTTGCGACAGGAGTGGATGCTTTTGGGACGTATTGTTGATAATGCGAAAGATTTAACCGATGCCGATCTTGCGTTGGCGTTAGGTGTCAACGTAGGGTTTAACGCACTCGATGGGGATTAA